The following proteins are co-located in the Phocoena phocoena chromosome 1, mPhoPho1.1, whole genome shotgun sequence genome:
- the C1H1orf53 gene encoding uncharacterized protein C1orf53 homolog — protein MAAWRVPASVGAALGRQPSAAPPPEPPRVGEAFRQRLSFTLCSASQGDRGGSGPDSQGGPEGAATHPASKELTAAERRISELHAAACAAGRLNYVDPATGYMVLTRLAHLQRGRCCGSTCRHCPYGQVNVKDPSKKKQFNSHFYV, from the exons ATGGCGGCCTGGCGGGTCCCGGCGTCCGTGGGCGCTGCGCTCGGGAGGCAGCCGTCCGCCGCCCCGCCGCCAGAACCGCCCCGGGTTGGAGAAGCGTTCCGACAGCGCCTCAGCTTCACCCTCTGCTCCGCTTCGCAGGGAGACCGCGGCGGCTCTGGGCCCGACTCGCAGGGCGGGCCGGAGGGAGCAGCGACGCATCCGGCGAGCAAAGAGTTAACAGCGGCGGAGCGGAGGATCTCGGAGCTTCACGCCGCCGCCTGCGCG GCTGGCCGGCTGAACTACGTGGACCCAGCTACCGGCTACATGGTGCTCACCCGGCTGGCCCACTTGCAGAGAGGCAGATGCTGCGGCTCTACCTGCAGACAC TGTCCATATGGTCAAGTCAATGTTAAAGATCCATCCAAAAAGAAGCAATTCAATTCACATTTTTATGTTTGA
- the LHX9 gene encoding LIM/homeobox protein Lhx9 isoform X2 — protein MLNGTTLEAAMLFHGISGGHIQGIMEEMERRSKTEARLAKGAQLNGRDAGMPPLSPEKPALCAGCGGKIADRYYLLAVDKQWHLRCLKCCECKLALESELTCFAKDGSIYCKEDYYRRFSVQRCARCHLGISASEMVMRARDSVYHLSCFTCSTCNKTLTTGDHFGMKDSLVYCRAHFETLLQGEYPPQLSYTELAAKSGGLALPYFNGAGTVQKGRPRKRKSPALGVDIVSYNSGCNENEADHLDRDQQPYPPSQKTKRMRTSFKHHQLRTMKSYFAINHNPDAKDLKQLAQKTGLTKRVLQVWFQNARAKFRRNLLRQENGGVDKADGTSLPAPPSADSGALSPPGTATTLTDLTNPTITVVTAVTSNMDSRESGSPSQTTLTNLF, from the exons ATGCTGAACGGCACCACTCTAGAGGCAG CCATGCTCTTCCACGGGATCTCCGGAGGCCACATCCAAGGCATCATGGAGGAGATGGAGCGCAGATCCAAGACCGAGGCCCGCCTGGCCAAAGGCGCCCAGCTCAACGGCCGCGACGCG GGGATGCCTCCGTTGAGCCCTGAGAAGCCCGCCCTGTGCGCCGGCTGCGGGGGCAAGATAGCCGACAGGTACTACCTGCTGGCCGTGGACAAGCAGTGGCACCTGAGGTGCCTGAAATGCTGTGAATGTAAGCTGGCCCTCGAGTCCGAGCTCACCTGCTTCGCCAAGGACGGTAGCATTTACTGCAAGGAGGACTACTACAG AAGGTTCTCTGTGCAGAGATGTGCCCGCTGCCACCTTGGCATCTCCGCCTCCGAGATGGTCATGCGCGCCCGAGACTCCGTCTACCACCTGAGCTGTTTCACCTGCTCCACCTGCAACAAGACCCTGACCACGGGCGATCATTTTGGCATGAAGGACAGCCTGGTGTACTGTCGCGCCCACTTCGAGACCCTCTTGCAAGGGGAGTATCCACCTCAGCTGAGCTACACCGAGCTGGCGGCCAAGAGCGGCGGCTTGGCCCTGCCTTACTTCAACGGCGCTGGCACCGTGCAGAAGGGGCGACCCCGGAAGCGGAAGAGCCCCGCGCTGGGGGTGGACATCGTCAGTTACAACTCAG GTTGTAACGAGAATGAGGCAGACCATCTGGACCGAGATCAGCAGCCTTACCCGCCCTCGCAGAAGACCAAGCGCATGCGCACCTCCTTCAAGCATCACCAGCTCCGGACCATGAAATCCTACTTTGCCATCAACCACAACCCGGACGCCAAGGACCTCAAGCAGCTTGCTCAGAAAACAGGCCTGACCAAAAGAGTTTTGCAG gtttggttccaaaACGCACGAGCCAAATTCAGAAGGAACCTTTTGCGGCAGGAGAATGGGGGTGTTGATAAAGCTGATGGCACGTCGCTTCCGGCCCCGCCCTCAGCAGACAGCGGCGCGCTCAGTCCACCCGGCACTGCGACCACTTTAACAGACCTGACCAATCCCACTATCACTGTAGTGACAGCCGTGACCTCTAACATGGACAGCCGCGAATCCGGAAGCCCCTCGCAAACTACCTTAACGAACCTTTTCTAa
- the LHX9 gene encoding LIM/homeobox protein Lhx9 isoform X5, translated as MLNGTTLEAAMLFHGISGGHIQGIMEEMERRSKTEARLAKGAQLNGRDAGMPPLSPEKPALCAGCGGKIADRYYLLAVDKQWHLRCLKCCECKLALESELTCFAKDGSIYCKEDYYRRFSVQRCARCHLGISASEMVMRARDSVYHLSCFTCSTCNKTLTTGDHFGMKDSLVYCRAHFETLLQGEYPPQLSYTELAAKSGGLALPYFNGAGTVQKGRPRKRKSPALGVDIVSYNSGCNENEADHLDRDQQPYPPSQKTKRMRTSFKHHQLRTMKSYFAINHNPDAKDLKQLAQKTGLTKRVLQGEQILGHYSQTSRRLKIP; from the exons ATGCTGAACGGCACCACTCTAGAGGCAG CCATGCTCTTCCACGGGATCTCCGGAGGCCACATCCAAGGCATCATGGAGGAGATGGAGCGCAGATCCAAGACCGAGGCCCGCCTGGCCAAAGGCGCCCAGCTCAACGGCCGCGACGCG GGGATGCCTCCGTTGAGCCCTGAGAAGCCCGCCCTGTGCGCCGGCTGCGGGGGCAAGATAGCCGACAGGTACTACCTGCTGGCCGTGGACAAGCAGTGGCACCTGAGGTGCCTGAAATGCTGTGAATGTAAGCTGGCCCTCGAGTCCGAGCTCACCTGCTTCGCCAAGGACGGTAGCATTTACTGCAAGGAGGACTACTACAG AAGGTTCTCTGTGCAGAGATGTGCCCGCTGCCACCTTGGCATCTCCGCCTCCGAGATGGTCATGCGCGCCCGAGACTCCGTCTACCACCTGAGCTGTTTCACCTGCTCCACCTGCAACAAGACCCTGACCACGGGCGATCATTTTGGCATGAAGGACAGCCTGGTGTACTGTCGCGCCCACTTCGAGACCCTCTTGCAAGGGGAGTATCCACCTCAGCTGAGCTACACCGAGCTGGCGGCCAAGAGCGGCGGCTTGGCCCTGCCTTACTTCAACGGCGCTGGCACCGTGCAGAAGGGGCGACCCCGGAAGCGGAAGAGCCCCGCGCTGGGGGTGGACATCGTCAGTTACAACTCAG GTTGTAACGAGAATGAGGCAGACCATCTGGACCGAGATCAGCAGCCTTACCCGCCCTCGCAGAAGACCAAGCGCATGCGCACCTCCTTCAAGCATCACCAGCTCCGGACCATGAAATCCTACTTTGCCATCAACCACAACCCGGACGCCAAGGACCTCAAGCAGCTTGCTCAGAAAACAGGCCTGACCAAAAGAGTTTTGCAG GGAGAACAAATCTTGGGGCATTACAGCCAAACATCCCGACGTTTGAAAATTCCCTAA
- the LHX9 gene encoding LIM/homeobox protein Lhx9 isoform X4: MEIVGCRAEDNSCPFRPPAMLFHGISGGHIQGIMEEMERRSKTEARLAKGAQLNGRDAGMPPLSPEKPALCAGCGGKIADRYYLLAVDKQWHLRCLKCCECKLALESELTCFAKDGSIYCKEDYYRRFSVQRCARCHLGISASEMVMRARDSVYHLSCFTCSTCNKTLTTGDHFGMKDSLVYCRAHFETLLQGEYPPQLSYTELAAKSGGLALPYFNGAGTVQKGRPRKRKSPALGVDIVSYNSGCNENEADHLDRDQQPYPPSQKTKRMRTSFKHHQLRTMKSYFAINHNPDAKDLKQLAQKTGLTKRVLQGEQILGHYSQTSRRLKIP, encoded by the exons ATGGAAATAGTGGGGTGCCGAGCAGAAGACAACTCGTGTCCTTTCCGCCCCCCAGCCATGCTCTTCCACGGGATCTCCGGAGGCCACATCCAAGGCATCATGGAGGAGATGGAGCGCAGATCCAAGACCGAGGCCCGCCTGGCCAAAGGCGCCCAGCTCAACGGCCGCGACGCG GGGATGCCTCCGTTGAGCCCTGAGAAGCCCGCCCTGTGCGCCGGCTGCGGGGGCAAGATAGCCGACAGGTACTACCTGCTGGCCGTGGACAAGCAGTGGCACCTGAGGTGCCTGAAATGCTGTGAATGTAAGCTGGCCCTCGAGTCCGAGCTCACCTGCTTCGCCAAGGACGGTAGCATTTACTGCAAGGAGGACTACTACAG AAGGTTCTCTGTGCAGAGATGTGCCCGCTGCCACCTTGGCATCTCCGCCTCCGAGATGGTCATGCGCGCCCGAGACTCCGTCTACCACCTGAGCTGTTTCACCTGCTCCACCTGCAACAAGACCCTGACCACGGGCGATCATTTTGGCATGAAGGACAGCCTGGTGTACTGTCGCGCCCACTTCGAGACCCTCTTGCAAGGGGAGTATCCACCTCAGCTGAGCTACACCGAGCTGGCGGCCAAGAGCGGCGGCTTGGCCCTGCCTTACTTCAACGGCGCTGGCACCGTGCAGAAGGGGCGACCCCGGAAGCGGAAGAGCCCCGCGCTGGGGGTGGACATCGTCAGTTACAACTCAG GTTGTAACGAGAATGAGGCAGACCATCTGGACCGAGATCAGCAGCCTTACCCGCCCTCGCAGAAGACCAAGCGCATGCGCACCTCCTTCAAGCATCACCAGCTCCGGACCATGAAATCCTACTTTGCCATCAACCACAACCCGGACGCCAAGGACCTCAAGCAGCTTGCTCAGAAAACAGGCCTGACCAAAAGAGTTTTGCAG GGAGAACAAATCTTGGGGCATTACAGCCAAACATCCCGACGTTTGAAAATTCCCTAA
- the LHX9 gene encoding LIM/homeobox protein Lhx9 isoform X1 — MEIVGCRAEDNSCPFRPPAMLFHGISGGHIQGIMEEMERRSKTEARLAKGAQLNGRDAGMPPLSPEKPALCAGCGGKIADRYYLLAVDKQWHLRCLKCCECKLALESELTCFAKDGSIYCKEDYYRRFSVQRCARCHLGISASEMVMRARDSVYHLSCFTCSTCNKTLTTGDHFGMKDSLVYCRAHFETLLQGEYPPQLSYTELAAKSGGLALPYFNGAGTVQKGRPRKRKSPALGVDIVSYNSGCNENEADHLDRDQQPYPPSQKTKRMRTSFKHHQLRTMKSYFAINHNPDAKDLKQLAQKTGLTKRVLQVWFQNARAKFRRNLLRQENGGVDKADGTSLPAPPSADSGALSPPGTATTLTDLTNPTITVVTAVTSNMDSRESGSPSQTTLTNLF; from the exons ATGGAAATAGTGGGGTGCCGAGCAGAAGACAACTCGTGTCCTTTCCGCCCCCCAGCCATGCTCTTCCACGGGATCTCCGGAGGCCACATCCAAGGCATCATGGAGGAGATGGAGCGCAGATCCAAGACCGAGGCCCGCCTGGCCAAAGGCGCCCAGCTCAACGGCCGCGACGCG GGGATGCCTCCGTTGAGCCCTGAGAAGCCCGCCCTGTGCGCCGGCTGCGGGGGCAAGATAGCCGACAGGTACTACCTGCTGGCCGTGGACAAGCAGTGGCACCTGAGGTGCCTGAAATGCTGTGAATGTAAGCTGGCCCTCGAGTCCGAGCTCACCTGCTTCGCCAAGGACGGTAGCATTTACTGCAAGGAGGACTACTACAG AAGGTTCTCTGTGCAGAGATGTGCCCGCTGCCACCTTGGCATCTCCGCCTCCGAGATGGTCATGCGCGCCCGAGACTCCGTCTACCACCTGAGCTGTTTCACCTGCTCCACCTGCAACAAGACCCTGACCACGGGCGATCATTTTGGCATGAAGGACAGCCTGGTGTACTGTCGCGCCCACTTCGAGACCCTCTTGCAAGGGGAGTATCCACCTCAGCTGAGCTACACCGAGCTGGCGGCCAAGAGCGGCGGCTTGGCCCTGCCTTACTTCAACGGCGCTGGCACCGTGCAGAAGGGGCGACCCCGGAAGCGGAAGAGCCCCGCGCTGGGGGTGGACATCGTCAGTTACAACTCAG GTTGTAACGAGAATGAGGCAGACCATCTGGACCGAGATCAGCAGCCTTACCCGCCCTCGCAGAAGACCAAGCGCATGCGCACCTCCTTCAAGCATCACCAGCTCCGGACCATGAAATCCTACTTTGCCATCAACCACAACCCGGACGCCAAGGACCTCAAGCAGCTTGCTCAGAAAACAGGCCTGACCAAAAGAGTTTTGCAG gtttggttccaaaACGCACGAGCCAAATTCAGAAGGAACCTTTTGCGGCAGGAGAATGGGGGTGTTGATAAAGCTGATGGCACGTCGCTTCCGGCCCCGCCCTCAGCAGACAGCGGCGCGCTCAGTCCACCCGGCACTGCGACCACTTTAACAGACCTGACCAATCCCACTATCACTGTAGTGACAGCCGTGACCTCTAACATGGACAGCCGCGAATCCGGAAGCCCCTCGCAAACTACCTTAACGAACCTTTTCTAa
- the LHX9 gene encoding LIM/homeobox protein Lhx9 isoform X3, with protein sequence MLFHGISGGHIQGIMEEMERRSKTEARLAKGAQLNGRDAGMPPLSPEKPALCAGCGGKIADRYYLLAVDKQWHLRCLKCCECKLALESELTCFAKDGSIYCKEDYYRRFSVQRCARCHLGISASEMVMRARDSVYHLSCFTCSTCNKTLTTGDHFGMKDSLVYCRAHFETLLQGEYPPQLSYTELAAKSGGLALPYFNGAGTVQKGRPRKRKSPALGVDIVSYNSGCNENEADHLDRDQQPYPPSQKTKRMRTSFKHHQLRTMKSYFAINHNPDAKDLKQLAQKTGLTKRVLQVWFQNARAKFRRNLLRQENGGVDKADGTSLPAPPSADSGALSPPGTATTLTDLTNPTITVVTAVTSNMDSRESGSPSQTTLTNLF encoded by the exons ATGCTCTTCCACGGGATCTCCGGAGGCCACATCCAAGGCATCATGGAGGAGATGGAGCGCAGATCCAAGACCGAGGCCCGCCTGGCCAAAGGCGCCCAGCTCAACGGCCGCGACGCG GGGATGCCTCCGTTGAGCCCTGAGAAGCCCGCCCTGTGCGCCGGCTGCGGGGGCAAGATAGCCGACAGGTACTACCTGCTGGCCGTGGACAAGCAGTGGCACCTGAGGTGCCTGAAATGCTGTGAATGTAAGCTGGCCCTCGAGTCCGAGCTCACCTGCTTCGCCAAGGACGGTAGCATTTACTGCAAGGAGGACTACTACAG AAGGTTCTCTGTGCAGAGATGTGCCCGCTGCCACCTTGGCATCTCCGCCTCCGAGATGGTCATGCGCGCCCGAGACTCCGTCTACCACCTGAGCTGTTTCACCTGCTCCACCTGCAACAAGACCCTGACCACGGGCGATCATTTTGGCATGAAGGACAGCCTGGTGTACTGTCGCGCCCACTTCGAGACCCTCTTGCAAGGGGAGTATCCACCTCAGCTGAGCTACACCGAGCTGGCGGCCAAGAGCGGCGGCTTGGCCCTGCCTTACTTCAACGGCGCTGGCACCGTGCAGAAGGGGCGACCCCGGAAGCGGAAGAGCCCCGCGCTGGGGGTGGACATCGTCAGTTACAACTCAG GTTGTAACGAGAATGAGGCAGACCATCTGGACCGAGATCAGCAGCCTTACCCGCCCTCGCAGAAGACCAAGCGCATGCGCACCTCCTTCAAGCATCACCAGCTCCGGACCATGAAATCCTACTTTGCCATCAACCACAACCCGGACGCCAAGGACCTCAAGCAGCTTGCTCAGAAAACAGGCCTGACCAAAAGAGTTTTGCAG gtttggttccaaaACGCACGAGCCAAATTCAGAAGGAACCTTTTGCGGCAGGAGAATGGGGGTGTTGATAAAGCTGATGGCACGTCGCTTCCGGCCCCGCCCTCAGCAGACAGCGGCGCGCTCAGTCCACCCGGCACTGCGACCACTTTAACAGACCTGACCAATCCCACTATCACTGTAGTGACAGCCGTGACCTCTAACATGGACAGCCGCGAATCCGGAAGCCCCTCGCAAACTACCTTAACGAACCTTTTCTAa